A single genomic interval of Candidatus Bathyarchaeota archaeon harbors:
- a CDS encoding inositol-3-phosphate synthase, translated as MPEIRVAIVGVGNSACALVQGTQYYKDAKENESVPGLMHVNFGGYHIRDIRFVAAFEVNKDKIGKDLSEAIWVKPNCCEKFSDVPHLGVKVSPAPILDGVAPHMRETFNVYDGSATKESVVQTLKDAKAEILVNYLPVGSHDAVRFYAQCAIDAGCAFVNCMPEFIGSDATGEWPKKFEKAGLPVLGDDIKSQVGATILHRTLVKLCLDRGAIVDETYQLNLGGDTDFQNMTVENRLKSKRISKTEAVTSLVPYNLPTRIGPSDFVQFLGNKKICYLSIKTRAFGDRPINISAKLEVEDSPNSAGVVIDLIRAAKIALDRKISGALLSMPSYAFKHPPKQVPDSQARQDTEDWIAGKRER; from the coding sequence ATGCCAGAAATTCGCGTAGCAATCGTTGGCGTTGGCAACAGCGCATGTGCCCTCGTACAAGGAACCCAGTACTATAAAGACGCAAAAGAAAACGAATCCGTCCCAGGCTTGATGCATGTCAACTTCGGCGGCTACCACATCCGCGACATACGCTTCGTCGCCGCGTTTGAAGTAAACAAGGATAAAATCGGCAAAGACCTATCCGAAGCCATCTGGGTTAAACCCAACTGCTGCGAAAAATTCTCAGACGTCCCACACCTCGGCGTAAAAGTCTCACCCGCCCCAATTCTTGACGGCGTTGCACCTCACATGCGTGAAACCTTCAACGTCTACGATGGCAGCGCAACCAAAGAATCCGTGGTTCAAACTCTCAAAGACGCCAAAGCAGAAATCCTCGTCAACTATCTCCCAGTGGGCAGCCACGACGCAGTCCGCTTCTACGCACAATGCGCCATAGACGCAGGATGTGCTTTTGTGAACTGCATGCCTGAATTCATCGGTTCTGACGCCACGGGTGAATGGCCCAAAAAATTCGAAAAAGCTGGGCTGCCCGTCTTAGGCGACGACATCAAAAGCCAAGTCGGCGCAACCATCCTGCACCGCACCCTTGTCAAGCTTTGCCTTGACCGAGGCGCAATCGTAGATGAAACTTATCAGCTTAACCTCGGCGGCGACACCGACTTCCAAAACATGACCGTTGAAAACCGCCTTAAGTCAAAACGCATCAGCAAAACCGAAGCAGTAACCAGCCTTGTACCGTACAATTTGCCTACTAGAATAGGACCCAGCGACTTCGTTCAGTTCCTCGGCAACAAGAAAATCTGTTACCTATCGATTAAAACCCGCGCATTCGGCGACCGCCCCATAAATATAAGCGCAAAACTCGAAGTCGAAGACTCCCCAAACAGCGCAGGCGTAGTAATCGACCTTATCCGCGCAGCAAAAATCGCATTGGACCGCAAAATCAGCGGCGCATTGCTCAGCATGCCCTCATACGCCTTCAAGCATCCGCCTAAGCAGGTTCCCGACAGCCAAGCACGCCAAGACACCGAAGACTGGATCGCAGGCAAACGCGAAAGATAA
- a CDS encoding radical SAM protein → MSETKSICPECQKKIDAQLHNNSGKIQITKQCPEHGEFKATHWQSQPIFDHMQKYDQFQYLGDLNAPKNPEGCPYVCETCKNHASGTVIGVIDVTKRCNFHCAVCFSTFPGQGDDYEPTKEALIDMLEFAAKANPKPPAILFSGGEPLEREDMPEIIAAAHRLKFMTILATNGTHLVSDEGLAKRLKDNGLNIVYLSFDSFHEEFNKKVRGLPLVDIKLKAIEVCRKHDMEVILVNTLMKSLNDKEVGDMIRFAAKNTDIVRGLIFQPIAFTGRATENPFRENFREWSFAEDVEKQTHGEIKTTDLFPMSVMTSPIKIMRKFMQKPWPLFSCSPQCGIVNWVYVSPKNGKMFPINRFVNFDRFFNTIRKTAESAESKNKMQLLSSLFMGSMISMNMLLVTKEVGTFTLMKSILQMHVAPSYKSLGKIRRRIFLLGCMAFMDSYNFDVNRVRRCVVHYITPDKKIIPFCAYNNVHRVAIEKDYAERQKKAALQQPPKPPQKQELPPIASTKKRKK, encoded by the coding sequence GTGAGTGAAACAAAAAGCATTTGTCCTGAGTGCCAAAAGAAAATCGACGCCCAACTCCACAACAACAGTGGTAAAATCCAAATAACCAAACAATGCCCCGAACACGGCGAATTCAAAGCCACCCACTGGCAAAGCCAACCCATCTTTGACCACATGCAAAAATACGACCAATTCCAGTACCTCGGTGACCTTAACGCACCCAAAAACCCTGAAGGTTGCCCCTATGTTTGCGAAACCTGCAAAAACCACGCGTCAGGCACAGTTATCGGAGTAATCGACGTAACCAAACGCTGCAACTTCCATTGTGCAGTTTGTTTCTCCACTTTTCCCGGGCAAGGTGACGATTACGAACCCACCAAAGAAGCACTCATCGACATGCTGGAATTCGCGGCTAAAGCCAACCCGAAACCGCCAGCGATTTTGTTCAGTGGTGGAGAACCGCTTGAACGGGAAGATATGCCTGAAATAATCGCCGCTGCACACCGCCTAAAATTTATGACCATTTTGGCGACCAACGGCACCCACTTGGTCAGCGACGAAGGTTTAGCTAAGCGGCTAAAAGATAATGGGTTAAACATCGTTTACCTTTCTTTCGATAGTTTTCATGAGGAATTTAACAAGAAAGTCCGCGGGTTACCCTTGGTGGACATTAAGCTAAAAGCTATCGAGGTTTGCCGAAAACACGACATGGAAGTGATCTTAGTCAACACACTCATGAAGAGCCTCAACGACAAAGAAGTCGGCGACATGATTCGCTTCGCAGCCAAAAACACCGACATCGTCCGCGGCTTAATCTTCCAACCCATCGCTTTCACAGGAAGAGCCACAGAGAACCCGTTCCGAGAAAACTTCCGCGAATGGAGCTTCGCCGAAGACGTAGAGAAACAAACACACGGCGAAATCAAAACCACCGACCTGTTTCCCATGTCCGTGATGACTTCCCCCATCAAAATCATGCGTAAATTCATGCAGAAACCCTGGCCGCTTTTCAGTTGCAGCCCCCAATGCGGCATCGTCAACTGGGTTTACGTTTCGCCGAAGAATGGCAAAATGTTCCCCATCAACCGCTTCGTAAACTTTGACCGCTTCTTCAACACCATACGCAAAACCGCTGAATCCGCTGAATCAAAAAACAAAATGCAGCTGCTTTCCTCGCTGTTTATGGGCTCCATGATTTCAATGAACATGTTGCTGGTTACCAAAGAAGTCGGCACCTTCACATTGATGAAGAGTATTCTGCAGATGCATGTTGCGCCTTCGTATAAGTCGCTGGGCAAAATCCGCCGTCGCATCTTCCTGTTGGGTTGCATGGCCTTTATGGACAGCTACAACTTTGATGTTAACCGCGTTCGCAGATGTGTCGTACACTACATCACGCCTGACAAAAAAATTATCCCCTTCTGCGCATACAACAATGTTCACCGGGTCGCCATCGAAAAAGATTATGCTGAACGCCAAAAGAAAGCCGCACTACAGCAACCTCCAAAACCCCCGCAAAAACAGGAACTCCCCCCTATTGCATCAACAAAGAAACGCAAAAAATAA
- a CDS encoding UbiA family prenyltransferase, protein MTAPSRARGLIALLRLPYWMMTGGLAVLTAFAILKGNFADISTTLGNVNVGVVALLAFFSMSFIASGGFAINDYYDRRSDAIIKPKRPIPSGALSYKTAVLISGIFFALGLILSSLINWLSFAIIAVDSLLLLFYSYLIKRKSGFAANLLMGVLTGTAFLFGEATFTGKVSFISLSLYPIAFGTIGGNILRDIFSVEGDAKVGYPTLPQKIGNISAAKVGGVFFLLTGLLAPLPYFLGEFTVYYLPLILIWSALLIYSALRLFTSAKTLKSIRKYERIVTMSMMLLILALIVEAILGVLL, encoded by the coding sequence ATGACCGCCCCCTCGCGAGCTCGAGGATTAATCGCGTTACTGCGTTTGCCTTATTGGATGATGACTGGCGGCTTAGCAGTTTTAACCGCTTTTGCCATACTCAAAGGTAACTTTGCAGATATCTCAACTACATTGGGCAACGTCAACGTTGGGGTTGTTGCATTGTTGGCTTTCTTTTCCATGTCTTTTATCGCTTCAGGCGGATTTGCCATAAATGACTACTATGACCGCAGAAGCGACGCAATCATCAAACCTAAGCGCCCCATTCCATCTGGTGCTCTCTCCTACAAGACGGCTGTCCTCATTTCAGGGATATTCTTCGCCTTAGGGTTAATTTTGTCTTCATTGATTAACTGGCTTAGTTTCGCCATCATCGCAGTTGATTCACTTCTGCTTCTGTTTTACTCTTATCTAATTAAACGCAAATCAGGGTTCGCCGCTAACCTGCTAATGGGTGTCCTAACTGGCACAGCTTTCCTCTTCGGCGAAGCAACATTCACAGGCAAAGTAAGTTTTATCTCGCTAAGTCTCTACCCCATCGCTTTCGGCACCATAGGCGGCAACATCCTGCGTGACATTTTCAGCGTGGAAGGCGACGCTAAAGTTGGTTACCCAACTTTACCTCAAAAAATCGGCAACATCAGCGCTGCAAAAGTGGGCGGAGTATTCTTCCTCTTAACTGGATTACTTGCACCGTTACCTTACTTCCTAGGAGAATTCACTGTTTACTATTTGCCTCTAATTCTGATTTGGAGTGCTCTGCTAATCTATTCAGCACTTCGCCTGTTTACTTCCGCCAAGACCCTTAAGAGCATCAGAAAGTACGAACGCATCGTAACCATGTCAATGATGTTGCTAATTTTGGCGCTGATAGTTGAAGCAATCCTTGGAGTGCTACTATAG
- a CDS encoding GDP-mannose 4,6-dehydratase, with protein sequence MEGQNVLVTGGAGFIGYHLCSKLSGLTDKLTIYDNLSSGTMQNVKDVPRAKFVNGDILDLKTLCDLPKQDVIYHLAAQVVVGYSMENPLVDFETNAKGTLHVLEKARKDDAKVVFASSAAVYGNPTVFPTPESYGFHPFSCYGLSKVVGEQYCQMYKEQYGLEVVITRFANVYGLRCHGVIHDFLEKLAKDPDKLVILGTGKQCRDFVHVSDVVAALILLGEKEGINGEVYNLGLGKTTSILELADLILSILNLQNRTKVSTTGVSWQGDVSKIWFDITKSQKELGWTPKVTLEESIKEVIADRKITI encoded by the coding sequence ATGGAAGGGCAAAATGTGCTGGTTACTGGCGGAGCAGGCTTCATAGGTTATCATCTCTGCAGTAAACTTTCAGGCTTAACGGATAAATTAACGATTTATGATAACCTGTCAAGCGGCACCATGCAGAACGTAAAAGATGTTCCAAGGGCGAAATTCGTTAACGGGGACATCTTGGATCTAAAAACCCTCTGTGACCTGCCTAAACAAGATGTAATCTACCATTTAGCCGCTCAAGTCGTCGTCGGCTACTCTATGGAGAATCCGCTGGTGGATTTCGAAACCAACGCCAAAGGTACCCTCCACGTGCTGGAAAAGGCACGCAAAGACGACGCCAAAGTAGTTTTCGCTTCGTCTGCAGCAGTTTATGGAAACCCAACTGTTTTCCCCACACCTGAATCATACGGTTTTCATCCCTTCTCTTGTTACGGGTTAAGTAAAGTCGTCGGCGAACAATACTGCCAAATGTACAAAGAGCAATACGGTTTAGAAGTCGTCATAACACGGTTCGCTAATGTCTATGGGTTGCGTTGCCACGGCGTCATCCATGATTTCCTCGAAAAACTCGCTAAAGATCCAGACAAACTTGTAATTCTGGGCACAGGTAAACAGTGCCGTGACTTTGTTCATGTCTCTGATGTTGTAGCGGCGTTGATTCTTCTGGGCGAAAAGGAAGGAATCAATGGTGAAGTTTACAACTTGGGCTTAGGAAAAACTACTTCTATACTTGAACTCGCTGACCTTATCTTGTCAATCCTTAACCTTCAGAACCGAACGAAAGTATCCACAACAGGCGTCTCATGGCAAGGTGACGTAAGTAAAATATGGTTCGACATAACCAAATCCCAAAAAGAACTTGGCTGGACACCCAAAGTCACTCTCGAAGAAAGCATAAAAGAAGTCATCGCTGACAGGAAAATAACGATATGA
- a CDS encoding adenosylcobinamide-GDP ribazoletransferase: MKAIKVFRDLLSFLTIIPVGGKEDFIFTTAQNMWLFPVVGGLIGILGGLYYLASSAIVAFLLGLANSYIALHIALLSTAIPAAMTIAFLLVLTGLQHFDGLIDLGNAVGLRNLHERKMKAHAWTVTGAGAVLALAVEASAFLGLFLINPAFAFAAIVLAEVSAKLAMVTIVWIGKPSHKGLGSIFLAKAKKNLNTVAYLLSVLIVYPVFYFTGHPLLGLAAVALVFVSVPVALVMNKVSNSVFGGVSGDMIGATNEVARAVTLLLFAVVLMLGVAA; encoded by the coding sequence ATGAAAGCTATAAAAGTTTTTAGGGATTTACTTTCTTTCCTAACCATAATCCCAGTGGGCGGAAAAGAAGACTTCATCTTCACCACAGCCCAAAACATGTGGCTTTTCCCCGTCGTCGGCGGCTTAATCGGGATACTGGGCGGCTTATACTATTTAGCTTCCAGCGCCATCGTGGCGTTTCTGCTGGGTTTAGCAAACTCCTACATCGCCTTACACATTGCGCTCTTGTCAACGGCAATTCCAGCAGCCATGACCATCGCGTTCCTGCTCGTACTTACAGGACTGCAACACTTCGACGGCTTAATCGACCTCGGCAACGCAGTCGGCTTACGCAACCTGCACGAGCGAAAAATGAAAGCGCATGCTTGGACGGTAACAGGTGCAGGCGCAGTTTTGGCGTTGGCTGTGGAGGCTTCGGCGTTTTTAGGCTTGTTCTTGATAAACCCCGCTTTCGCCTTTGCAGCCATTGTTTTGGCGGAAGTTTCAGCTAAGCTTGCGATGGTGACGATTGTATGGATTGGAAAACCTTCACATAAAGGGTTGGGCTCGATTTTTCTTGCAAAAGCCAAAAAAAACCTAAACACAGTCGCATACCTGCTTTCCGTCTTGATTGTTTACCCAGTTTTCTACTTTACAGGTCACCCGCTGCTCGGTTTGGCAGCAGTGGCCTTAGTGTTTGTCAGTGTTCCAGTGGCGTTGGTCATGAATAAAGTTTCAAACAGCGTCTTTGGCGGAGTCAGCGGCGACATGATTGGAGCAACCAACGAAGTGGCACGAGCGGTTACTTTGCTTCTGTTTGCAGTGGTTTTGATGTTGGGGGTGGCGGCTTGA
- a CDS encoding NTP transferase domain-containing protein has protein sequence MKVPALIMAGGRGSRMGLPTEKPMLPFLGKPLIDWVAEAVLNAKKISEFYVITSANTPKTEEHCKSKGWKVLRTDAKGYHDDLKQAVSKLGWMGAVLTMPSDVPAITGKVLDRVVSEFEVCGKDYLAVFVPIEKRQALGLSISSTDEYQGVWYAVSGVNIINGRQTLGEGKIETAAIITEETEVVLNVNTTKDLEVAQNLMSKTKKE, from the coding sequence TTGAAGGTTCCAGCACTGATTATGGCAGGCGGCAGAGGCAGCAGAATGGGGTTACCAACAGAGAAACCGATGCTCCCTTTCCTGGGGAAACCACTGATTGATTGGGTCGCCGAAGCAGTCCTAAACGCCAAAAAAATTTCCGAATTCTACGTTATCACAAGCGCCAATACGCCTAAAACGGAGGAACACTGCAAAAGCAAGGGCTGGAAAGTGCTGCGCACAGACGCAAAAGGCTACCATGACGATTTGAAGCAAGCAGTTTCGAAGTTGGGTTGGATGGGGGCGGTTTTGACGATGCCGTCTGATGTGCCGGCCATAACGGGCAAAGTTCTGGATAGAGTGGTCAGCGAGTTTGAGGTTTGCGGAAAAGACTATTTGGCGGTGTTTGTGCCCATCGAGAAGCGGCAAGCTTTGGGATTGTCGATTTCCAGCACTGACGAGTACCAGGGCGTGTGGTATGCGGTTTCAGGCGTCAACATCATAAACGGTAGACAAACTTTGGGTGAAGGCAAAATCGAAACAGCAGCCATAATAACCGAGGAAACCGAAGTCGTCCTAAACGTCAACACAACCAAAGACCTTGAGGTAGCCCAAAACCTAATGAGCAAAACCAAAAAGGAGTAG
- a CDS encoding DUF190 domain-containing protein produces the protein MRQKMWQLLIRIKRNDEVSGKRLEKLIMDYLMKAHVEGATVWTGVNGFGKRGKSTLHWEGLTVNMPLIIEVVDSQEKLEPLLPDLKHIVGDN, from the coding sequence ATGCGACAAAAAATGTGGCAACTACTTATTCGCATAAAGCGGAACGATGAAGTGAGCGGTAAACGCCTCGAGAAGCTTATCATGGATTACCTCATGAAAGCCCACGTTGAAGGCGCCACAGTCTGGACAGGCGTGAACGGCTTCGGGAAACGGGGAAAATCCACGCTGCATTGGGAAGGCCTCACAGTTAACATGCCCCTAATCATCGAGGTTGTGGATAGCCAGGAGAAGCTTGAGCCGCTGCTGCCCGATTTGAAGCACATCGTCGGCGACAACTGA
- a CDS encoding nascent polypeptide-associated complex protein — MHRRMNPREQRRMMQRMGMNMDSVADVQQVIIRTATKDIVIDEPEVAILQVQGQKMYQVIGGQVSEQAPSARGAAAPAKPSFSEEDVQLVADQTGKSLDKAREALRDADGDLAKAILLLQS; from the coding sequence ATGCATAGGCGCATGAATCCCCGCGAACAGAGACGCATGATGCAACGTATGGGCATGAACATGGACAGCGTGGCAGACGTGCAGCAAGTCATCATCCGCACCGCAACCAAAGACATAGTCATCGACGAACCCGAAGTCGCGATTCTGCAGGTTCAAGGACAAAAAATGTATCAAGTCATAGGTGGACAAGTCAGCGAACAAGCCCCCTCAGCCCGAGGAGCCGCGGCGCCTGCGAAGCCGTCTTTCAGCGAGGAAGATGTGCAACTTGTCGCTGATCAAACAGGCAAAAGCCTCGACAAAGCCCGAGAGGCACTGCGAGACGCAGACGGCGACTTAGCCAAAGCGATCCTGCTGCTGCAATCCTAA
- a CDS encoding pseudouridine synthase has translation MENAKEKVRAIADYQFGKGVGAKLFPDDIEIQLSPRTGRIRYINQNGERLATLRPTDGLLSLSIKAAQTIAQNIPEAKCFVTVQNDVAPYIAKGGDVFAVHVVAVDEEVGAKDEVITVNENREVLAVGRTLLSAPEIRAFKTGVAVKTRHGSRES, from the coding sequence ATGGAAAACGCTAAAGAGAAAGTCAGAGCCATCGCGGATTACCAATTCGGCAAAGGCGTCGGAGCCAAACTCTTCCCAGACGACATAGAAATCCAACTTTCCCCTCGAACAGGCAGAATTCGCTACATCAACCAAAACGGAGAACGCCTCGCCACCCTGCGCCCCACCGACGGCTTGCTCTCTTTAAGCATAAAAGCCGCCCAAACCATAGCCCAAAACATACCTGAAGCCAAATGCTTCGTAACCGTCCAAAACGACGTAGCACCCTACATCGCTAAAGGCGGAGATGTGTTCGCCGTTCACGTGGTGGCTGTGGACGAAGAGGTCGGCGCAAAAGACGAAGTCATCACAGTAAACGAAAACCGAGAAGTCCTCGCAGTTGGACGCACCCTGCTCTCAGCACCCGAAATCCGTGCGTTCAAAACAGGCGTCGCCGTCAAGACACGACACGGCAGCAGGGAAAGTTAA
- a CDS encoding cytochrome c biogenesis protein: MSNVAATLSSQNNHFSVSNPTYNIGSLPTGTATASWQITGTSAGTDQLIITVSAVNTHKNVYFTDSYSPNPSITVTQSTSPTQPTPTDNPTVTPTPTPTAPPNSNPTVQPTSNPSQTVTPHPTNTATSTPTATSQPTEPPTQTPAPTASPSNGNSTNHLSELNSNMLYIHPPLSIASYVFIFLLTGLIVKQGNKVGKWTKILGLSAWVLTVLGLVTGMIWAQIAWGSYWSWDLKEILTLALFLTLTVAQIAYFHGKQNISKWLLITASALVVVNILSTFIVSGLHSFA, encoded by the coding sequence TTGTCAAATGTAGCCGCAACCTTGTCCTCGCAGAATAACCATTTTTCAGTATCCAATCCAACCTACAATATTGGATCACTACCAACTGGAACCGCTACCGCAAGCTGGCAGATTACAGGCACATCTGCAGGCACGGATCAATTGATAATAACAGTTTCTGCCGTCAACACGCATAAAAATGTATACTTCACTGACTCTTATTCGCCTAATCCCTCAATAACCGTAACTCAATCAACATCACCAACTCAGCCAACACCGACAGACAACCCCACAGTTACTCCTACCCCAACGCCGACGGCACCACCTAATAGCAATCCAACTGTTCAACCAACCTCGAATCCAAGCCAAACCGTAACACCTCACCCAACTAACACTGCTACCTCAACCCCTACAGCCACAAGCCAACCAACCGAACCCCCAACTCAGACTCCAGCCCCAACAGCATCCCCCTCAAACGGAAACTCAACAAACCACCTAAGCGAATTAAACTCAAACATGCTCTATATACATCCACCTTTGTCAATCGCAAGTTACGTCTTCATATTTCTATTAACTGGGCTAATTGTCAAACAAGGAAACAAAGTTGGCAAATGGACAAAGATTTTAGGATTAAGTGCGTGGGTTTTGACTGTTTTGGGTTTGGTAACTGGGATGATTTGGGCTCAAATTGCTTGGGGGAGCTACTGGTCATGGGATCTAAAAGAGATTTTGACCCTTGCGCTATTTTTGACTTTAACTGTGGCTCAAATAGCGTACTTCCATGGAAAACAGAACATAAGCAAATGGTTACTCATAACTGCTAGTGCATTAGTCGTAGTCAACATACTTAGCACCTTCATCGTTTCTGGGCTGCACTCCTTTGCATAA
- a CDS encoding multiprotein bridging factor aMBF1, with amino-acid sequence MRCEVCGRKIHSDPIRANIEGATLTVCVECSKHGKIVYADAAASQPSPTKSYTKIPTIMKKPPVAQVQITTELVDDYATKIRVAREKLGFSHEDLGKKINEKASLLRHIETGKVAPNNQLAGRLEHALKIKLMVPIADEKITAAVPQKVAGEGLTLGDLIDMSKADEEASSKRKPS; translated from the coding sequence ATGCGATGCGAAGTTTGCGGTAGAAAAATCCACTCCGACCCCATACGAGCCAACATCGAAGGTGCAACCCTGACCGTTTGCGTCGAATGCTCCAAACACGGCAAAATCGTCTACGCAGACGCGGCGGCTTCGCAGCCCAGCCCAACCAAATCCTACACCAAAATCCCAACGATTATGAAGAAGCCTCCAGTGGCGCAGGTGCAAATCACTACCGAACTTGTCGATGACTACGCCACTAAAATCCGTGTGGCACGCGAAAAACTGGGTTTCTCACATGAGGATTTAGGCAAAAAAATCAACGAAAAAGCCTCACTGCTACGGCACATTGAAACCGGCAAGGTAGCGCCTAATAATCAGCTTGCAGGTCGTTTGGAGCATGCCCTAAAAATCAAGCTTATGGTTCCAATCGCAGATGAAAAAATCACGGCAGCAGTACCCCAGAAGGTGGCTGGTGAAGGTTTGACTTTGGGGGACCTCATCGATATGAGTAAAGCAGATGAGGAGGCTTCCAGCAAACGAAAGCCATCTTAG
- the hflX gene encoding GTPase HflX, with translation MNREESSLPELKSLAQTAGYVIVGEMEQTRRPDARYQIGKGKVEELAKMVQELGAEKIIFDNPLRTLQNYNLAKATRVEVMDRFQLILELFRRRATTTEAQLQIQLATLQNELKHAREKVRLSKGSEQPGFMGLGAYEADVYRDAIKLQVQTIRKKLARIREKRVLQRERRTELGFLTVSLAGYTSSGKSTLFNALTAENALVDKSLFTTLSTQTRMIEFSNRKFLLTDTVGFIDRLPIALIEAFHSTLEETIFSDLIVLLVDFSEPLDTIKKKNNVCLDTINRLGASGIPMVTALNKIDLIKPEERLQKLEALKGYVKNPIMLSAKRQINLEELKKHILRVLENYQAAQFSIPLSGNVMPFISWLHQKADIHKEEFTNDSVNVSFEANPSVMEQVKRKVQDLNGKFQLPPKQ, from the coding sequence TTGAACCGTGAAGAATCCAGTTTACCTGAACTCAAGAGCTTAGCTCAAACAGCGGGCTACGTTATCGTCGGTGAAATGGAGCAGACAAGACGACCCGACGCACGCTACCAGATTGGTAAAGGCAAAGTGGAAGAACTCGCCAAGATGGTGCAAGAGTTAGGCGCTGAAAAAATAATTTTCGACAACCCTCTGCGGACACTCCAAAACTACAACCTAGCCAAAGCCACCCGTGTCGAAGTCATGGATCGCTTCCAGCTTATCTTGGAACTCTTCAGAAGACGCGCCACCACAACAGAGGCGCAACTACAAATTCAGCTAGCTACCTTGCAAAACGAGCTTAAGCATGCCCGAGAAAAAGTCCGCCTCTCCAAAGGCAGCGAACAACCCGGCTTCATGGGTTTAGGCGCCTACGAAGCAGACGTTTACCGAGATGCAATAAAACTTCAGGTTCAAACCATACGCAAAAAACTTGCACGTATCCGAGAAAAGAGGGTTCTGCAGCGGGAAAGACGCACAGAGTTAGGTTTCCTCACCGTTTCCTTGGCCGGGTATACGAGTTCAGGCAAAAGCACCCTCTTCAACGCATTAACAGCAGAAAACGCCTTAGTTGACAAGTCCCTGTTTACTACATTATCGACGCAGACGCGTATGATAGAGTTTTCTAACCGCAAATTCCTTCTCACCGACACTGTGGGTTTCATCGACCGTTTACCCATCGCGCTGATTGAGGCGTTCCACTCGACGCTGGAAGAAACCATATTCTCTGATTTAATCGTGCTCTTGGTTGATTTCAGTGAGCCTCTTGACACCATCAAAAAGAAGAACAATGTGTGCCTTGACACAATTAACCGCCTTGGAGCCTCAGGCATTCCCATGGTAACTGCGCTTAACAAAATCGATCTCATCAAACCCGAAGAACGCCTGCAGAAGCTTGAAGCCCTCAAGGGATACGTCAAAAACCCCATTATGCTCTCCGCGAAACGTCAAATCAACCTTGAAGAGCTAAAAAAACACATCCTGCGCGTCCTCGAAAACTATCAAGCCGCCCAATTCAGCATACCTCTCTCAGGTAACGTGATGCCGTTTATTTCGTGGCTTCACCAGAAAGCAGATATCCACAAAGAAGAATTCACAAACGACTCCGTCAACGTAAGCTTTGAAGCTAACCCCTCGGTGATGGAGCAAGTGAAAAGGAAAGTGCAAGACCTCAATGGAAAATTCCAACTCCCCCCCAAACAGTAA
- a CDS encoding tRNA (cytidine(56)-2'-O)-methyltransferase (catalyzes the S-adenosyl-methionine-dependent 2'-O-ribose methylation of C56 in tRNA transcripts) translates to MENSNSPPNSNPHKIVVLRWGHRVQRDVRLTTHVALTARALCASGFILADTTDPHIEETIAKISKAWGGNFHFEMGTPWKKAVREWKNKGGIIVHLTAYGENIQTSDVIQRIKAQGKDVMLLVGSQKVPGEFYSEEVSDFNVAVGNQPHSECSALAIFLDRYFEGKELAQPFERAKISIVPKARGKLIKTSKEKS, encoded by the coding sequence ATGGAAAATTCCAACTCCCCCCCAAACAGTAACCCCCATAAAATCGTGGTCCTACGTTGGGGGCACCGTGTGCAGCGAGATGTGCGGTTGACGACGCATGTGGCTTTGACTGCTCGGGCGTTGTGTGCTTCTGGGTTCATTCTTGCCGACACCACCGACCCCCACATCGAAGAGACCATAGCCAAAATCAGCAAAGCTTGGGGCGGCAACTTCCACTTCGAAATGGGCACACCTTGGAAAAAGGCGGTTAGGGAATGGAAAAACAAAGGCGGCATCATCGTACACCTAACCGCATACGGCGAAAATATCCAAACCAGCGACGTCATACAGCGAATCAAGGCACAGGGCAAAGATGTTATGCTGCTGGTTGGCAGCCAGAAGGTTCCAGGCGAATTCTACTCCGAAGAAGTATCAGACTTCAACGTTGCGGTGGGAAATCAGCCGCATTCGGAGTGTTCGGCGTTGGCGATTTTTTTGGATCGCTACTTTGAAGGCAAAGAACTGGCTCAACCTTTCGAAAGAGCCAAAATCTCCATCGTACCTAAAGCGCGGGGTAAGCTAATTAAAACCTCAAAAGAAAAGAGTTAG